One Plasmodium berghei ANKA genome assembly, chromosome: 13 genomic region harbors:
- a CDS encoding AP-3 complex subunit mu, putative yields MDGLFIYTAEGRLLIEHVFGNDIEINILESDIEDIIINKKKELNNYFIVLNNENNSNFMKKLYKNNFIYLIIKDDIYFVAVKRDEHNPILIVEIIQEIIKNIKAYFNVNKLNENVFLNNYSVINFLINENLTQGGKPSLFVNSILKSLVKNESNILNETLKLPSIPNNIYNMIASGSSSIINSNTNSDYINSIGNNTNNKTNFIANNTNENNINYSYSNGLCMNSTDSMHIYWRPSNVYCSTNEIYVDIIENVSCIMNKFNKIIHYSIQGNVIINCTISGTPIVKLFFNHKIDLKKCHLHFTVNWPKLFKKKKSANDKNVIYFVPLDEEYTVMQYFEHDSLINNNKNGSTKYDASINRFHNSHDQLTDVLNLKTGSMNGIDFVKPENSPNDKSKNSNSDETKQNAKDNNDNGLDKDYSYINDEKYDKEDNKALISGEMSSENDDIQNNGIMKNENIESIFLLDYSNERCRLPINVKGNVIYVQTENMYKMKINVILNNIKRKKNSNLLLNSYENILIKIPVHNIISSVNSNITIGKLNYNDKNNCIYWYIENVVDTNTTISASISLHIKNSNNIYKSNNTMDILNEYHYKDELNANYPYNFSENSYNSDGHMIYSSLKFVVYASLKVNGISISGKKIEKIEILESKNLDIHKGCRYSTYFNNLEFRI; encoded by the coding sequence ATGGATGGTCTTTTCATATATACCGCTGAGGGAAGGCTACTAATAGAACATGTTTTTGGAAATGAcattgaaataaatatattagaaaGTGATATAgaagatataataataaataagaaaaaggagttaaataattattttatagttttaaataatgaaaataatagtaattttatgaaaaaattgtataaaaataattttatatatttgattataaaagatgatatatattttgttgcAGTAAAACGGGATGAACACAACCCAATTTTAATTGTTGAAATAATACAAGagataattaaaaatataaaagcatattttaatgttaataaattaaatgaaaatgtatttttaaataattattcgGTGATTAATTTTCtgataaatgaaaatttaacaCAAGGAGGAAAACCTAGTCTATTTGTAAACAGTATATTAAAATCGTtagtaaaaaatgaatcaaatattttaaatgaaacATTGAAATTACCTTCAATAcctaataatatatataatatgataGCAAGTGGGAGTAGTAGTATTATCAATAGTAACACAAATAgtgattatataaatagtatTGGAAATAATACGAACAATAAGACAAATTTTATTgctaataatacaaatgaaaataatataaattatagtTATAGTAATGGGTTATGTATGAATTCAACAGATTCTATGCACATTTATTGGCGTCCAAGTAATGTATATTGTTCaacaaatgaaatatatgttGATATAATTGAAAATGTTTCTTgtattatgaataaatttaacaaaataatacattattCTATCCAGGGAaatgttattataaattgTACAATTAGTGGAACACCCAttgttaaattattttttaatcataaaattgatttaaaaaaatgtcaCCTTCATTTTACTGTTAATTGGcctaaattatttaaaaaaaaaaaatcagcCAACGACAAAAAcgttatttattttgttccaCTAGATGAGGAATATACAGTTATGCAATATTTTGAACATGACtcattaataaataataataaaaatggtaGTACCAAATATGATGCTAGTATAAACCGTTTTCATAATTCTCATGATCAATTAACTGATGttttgaatttaaaaacGGGAAGTATGAATGGTATCGATTTTGTAAAACCTGAGAATTCACCTAACGATAAAAGCAAAAATAGCAATAGTGATGAAACTAAGCAAAACGCCAAAGATAACAATGATAATGGCCTGGATAAagattattcatatataaatgatgaaaaatatgataaggAAGATAATAAGGCATTAATATCTGGTGAAATGAGTAgtgaaaatgatgatatacaaaataatggTATAATGaagaatgaaaatattgagagcatatttttattagacTATAGTAATGAGCGATGCAGACTTCCTATAAATGTGAAAGGGAATGTCATTTATGTGCAAACagaaaatatgtataaaatgaaaattaatgtgattttaaataatataaaaagaaaaaaaaatagcaatTTATTGCTAAACAGTTATGAAAACATTCTTATTAAAATTCCAGtacataatattataagttcagttaattcaaatattacaataggtaaattaaattataatgataaaaataattgtatatattggtatattgaaaatgttGTCGATACTAATACTACAATATCAGCAAGCATATcattacatataaaaaatagtaataatatatataaaagtaataatacAATGGATATCCTAAATGAATATCATTATAAAGATGAATTGAACGCAAACTACCCATATAATTTTAGCGAAAATTCTTATAATAGTGATGGTCACATGATTTACTCATCCTTAAAGTTTGTTGTATATGCTAGCTTAAAAGTTAATGGAATTTCAATTtcaggaaaaaaaattgaaaaaatcgAAATTCTAGAGTCCAAGAATTTAGACATACATAAAGGGTGTCGATACAGTACTTATTTCAATAATTTGGAGTTTAggatttga
- a CDS encoding protein SOC3, whose product MKNQNDKLDNLKDLAPFYKKDNEKFSENTEDIVYSVKKKFNVIKEKGENTFSKYENTKKNLELLNREQKLNKISLGHQKNEYEDLKSKNEGILNKFENLKHSKYTYQIMLQRIKKEKKMLYFYLNSLERTVKSLKNTEKQHQNIIQKITSENKNLRKSIEDKKMEIIQAKNKNEEILKYMNVNKEHSNILRIRREMINEYKNNKLNNADISLMIQEKKKFKKLLIYYLLYNNYLKLSASSIFENASNIYSTISKMREATGVTDIYDINQKFLDIENKQNLLQKEEALSQKKLEDAIKEYISLNNEIINTFSEDKDIIKEKILYEKEKVSDDIYDLYKLVFASEKELEDINIKLDKIQKFLEKQNKYFYSINMEDKIEFNSNEDMLQYIKNLQNGLEKLMMITQKNREDGNISRSYKSLEFLEIINLYKNVDFHKNMCRVNDAQDLENTIKFESKIITKNPH is encoded by the exons atgaaaaaccAAAACGATAAATTAGATAACCTAAAGGACTTAGCACCATTTTATAAG AAAGACAATGAAAAGTTTAGCGAAAATACAGAAGATATTGTATACTCtgtcaaaaaaaaattcaatgttataaaagaaaaggGCGAAAATACATTTAgcaaatatgaaaatactAAG aaaaatttGGAGCTTCTAAACCGAGAACAAAAACTGAACAAAATATCTTTAGGAcatcaaaaaaat gaatatgAGGACCTAAAATCGAAAAATGAAGGAATATTGAACAAATTTGAAAATCTAAAACACTCAAAATATACTTATCAAATAATGCTCCAACGAATTAAG aaagaaaaaaaaatgttgtatttttatttaaactCTCTAGAGAGAACCGTAAaaagtttaaaaaatactGAAAAACAGCATCAGAATATTATTCA AAAAATCACatcagaaaataaaaatttaagaaaatctattgaagataaaaaaatg GAAATTATTCAAGCGAAAAATAAGAATGAAGAAAtactaaaatatatgaatgtCAACAAAGAACatagtaatatattaaGAATAAGAag AGAAATGATCAACGAATacaaaaacaataaattaaataatgcaGACATAAGCTTAATGAtacaagaaaaaaaaaaattcaaaaaacttttaatttattatttattatataataattatttaaaattaagtGCCTCGagtatttttgaaaatgcAAGCAACATATATTCTACAATATCAAAAATGAGAGAAGCAAca GGTGTTACGGATATATACGATATTAATCAGAAGTTTTTAGAcattgaaaataaacaaaatttgtTGCAAAAAGAAGAGGCATTGTCCCAAAAAAAACTTGaa GATGCTattaaagaatatatatctctgaataatgaaataataaatacattttcAGAAGATAAGGATATaataaaggaaaaaattttatat GAAAAGGAAAAAGTGTCAgatgatatatatgatcTTTATAAACTCGTTTTCGCAAG TGAGAAGGAACTAGAAGATATTAACATAAAATTGGataaaattcaaaaattcTTAGAAaagcaaaataaatactttTATTCAATAAATATGGAG GATAAAATAGAATTCAATTCTAATGAAGATATGTTGCAATATATCAAAAACCTGCAAAATGGCTTAGAGAAACTTATGATGATAACCCagaaaaat AGAGAAGATGGAAATATTAGCAGATCCTACAAG TCTTTGGAATTTTTGGAAATTATCAACTTGTACAAAAATGTagattttcataaaaacaTGTGCAG AGTTAATGATGCTCAAGATCTAGAAAACACCATAAAATTcg AAtcgaaaataataacaaaaaatccCCATTAA
- a CDS encoding allantoicase, putative: MSEQSQSEDEQNIIIENNTNNIKKRKLSDVEEDDESIDNNEHIYVPKKKRRRKILTIFNDLFSWIINKNVKNPSKEIENINDVNFLNFNNVLSKNFGAKVLFVTDESISKSENLIIEDKTGWVTRRRRDVGHEWLIFKLKYPSIIYGIELNFENMDEDICPHLSIEVVENPCIDDIIKEEESIINETDNKEAKAIKRKGYSFLESYKIDKSISDLLENQNTPWVELLQADCVDFLKQCNKKKIYYFKINDQSLIKPWTHIRINLYPDGGINKINFYGEFVSLFKKHTIASKQKIFLNKPENGCTLIYYQCDDIYKGHPKNIIDSYKTDGFCTKRLFNRPPIILRTLTYNLIKNFAIFKFGVRGVIENFTIDIGNYKHDHPETVQIYLLDCIDLLTLDLLEQKKIFEDDEKLVKKKIDWFQLPPCKINTGQKKTFYNFNLLEYNFTDMERTATHFKISIHPDGGISQVNIIGTVLSIPP; this comes from the coding sequence atgaGCGAACAAAGTCAAAGTGAGGACGAACAAAACATAATAATCGAAAATAATAccaataatataaaaaaaagaaaattaagCGATGTCGAAGAAGATGATGAAAGTATCGATAATAATGAACACATATATgtaccaaaaaaaaaacggcgaagaaaaatattaacgatttttaatgatttatttagctggattataaataaaaatgtgaaaaatcCATCTAaagaaattgaaaatataaatgatgtAAATTTTctcaattttaataatgtCTTGTCAAAAAACTTCGGAGCAAAAGTTTTATTTGTTACTGATGAATCAATTAGTAAATcagaaaatttaattatcgAAGATAAAACAGGATGGGTTACTAGAAGGCGAAGAGATGTAGGCCATGAATGGCTAATATTCAAGTTAAAGTATCcaagtattatatatggaatagaattaaattttgaaaatatggATGAAGATATATGTCCCCACTTATCAATAGAGGTTGTAGAAAATCCCTGCATTGATgacataataaaagaagAGGAATCAATTATTAACGAAACAGATAACAAGGAAGCGAAGGCAATAAAAAGGAAAGGTTATAGCTTTCTAgaatcatataaaatagaTAAATCGATATCTGATTTGTTAGAAAATCAGAATACCCCATGGGTTGAATTATTACAAGCAGACTGCGtcgattttttaaaacaatgtaataaaaaaaaaatatattattttaaaattaatgatcAATCTTTAATTAAACCATGGACACATATAagaattaatttatatccAGATGGaggaataaataaaattaatttttatggtgaatttgtttctttatttaaaaaacatactATTGCatcaaaacaaaaaatatttctaaataAACCAGAAAATGGTTGCacattaatttattatcaatGTGATGACATATATAAAGGTCAcccaaaaaatattatcgaTTCATATAAAACTGATGGATTTTGCACAAAAAGATTATTTAATAGACCCCCTATAATCTTAAGAACATtaacatataatttaattaaaaattttgcTATTTTTAAGTTTGGAGTTAGAGGAGtaattgaaaattttacaaTTGATATTGGAAATTATAAACACGATCATCCTGAAACTgtacaaatttatttattagaTTGTATCGATTTACTTACTTTAGATTTATTAGAgcaaaagaaaatatttgaagACGATGAAAAAttagtgaaaaaaaaaattgattgGTTTCAATTACCTCCTTGTAAAATTAATACAggccaaaaaaaaacgttttataattttaatttgttagaatataattttaccGATATGGAAAGAACAGCAacacattttaaaatttcaaTTCATCCAGATGGAGGAATATCACAAGTTAATATTATAGGTACAGTTTTATCAATCCCCCCTTAA
- a CDS encoding zinc finger protein, putative, protein METTNTNKMIENNLSRENFESVYNRIVVKKKLGKNENKNIFRENFEVREITDYNMIMKYEYMLKTCFFSSNINVLKVYRLVNEEYEKEFEKVSKYLNSNILYSIMNINEINDVSERIGEYFTKNFDELKKYNYIIGNTNYPQGFEQNANGIFQVYLFKLIPNKTFLLNKTNYADIDNNSIPDNYDSIAIERSLYYEKKKEDFEKKNKERAYSNGNNSSEYDISKSRIMDGMITTCGSNSCKNGLQYSYLYKVKNSEQLLPLLLIKFEFKCLRVDISIPICESCSINNALYYCYNDKVHLCDICDIKHHEKNKILKNHKRIHISESPFQFGKCPYHPSELVETICMKCFCSLCSNCLLIGNHSKGSYRNHPIINIKEAYILSNQKKSLSDINIENRKIRVLNLLKKKHKLLSEIYSNYASLQKRIDTLYEYIMSELKKIKKKKINFLMALKRSVLSEMLIIEWMEAFFFHAKLSLNLSDFILYQKKHELLTQFLNSKTRESNLFKYIPEWVFQKININSSLSIYEDSFYKVGLLSGGSINGADLKKNEEEKNKPTFLCNFNNIFDQKNNYFTLYDDNKIGKGNEDENVKYSKLISKENESDKETCTNENPTSNYLDQVNINELDYHITNIEDTKNFLVLNELGKNAIFSSLNNGEIKYRLEKDEIKEIDKIKKEYSMRTFSLTSDKIINTNLLFSLFKKRLGVQEKIMNLKNSYIYKDLWKQLLNYKYINIIHILKATNNFNNLSIFCSFLNISNYYDSLEDFTKYVIKHEIYTLLNKNINYDAKMKVTKLLDNIVTLLSIQGFKLSAYIDRYINMCFSDVQKNENNILLHVKDKIMNNNDNKLYEDYIEHKKKTLNVRNGDGMKLPEQVYPDLKNERKNSGKFDSINDTAYDEDTKDIDRESAKENKMNDEAQKKRLTIDTAVDEIKRVINDGGIKNTSVIMDNHDDYFKYDNLGNEKENKEMKKQSDVSNTGNIDVNDSEKEEFFTLKKIKEYIFVYIEKLINDLINVPHKDLNDSIRFIFYTIHDEIDGAHSSIITNKKKISIHTLTLCLDLFINSIIYHYIFYVHEKNINIQMNSKPLLYQKVILLFGETLREISIYIFQIYNLGVYDNNLTTFINNIKNNKMLIRKATNENMFFMDVSQKLFTWMLKNLESPRYYAPIKWSYNEEIEKSYRNIVREIIKLDKLAMENCTNENVDYNMLFSTTNFKEILDLCYSICES, encoded by the exons ATGGAAACAACAAATACGAATAAAATGATAGAGAACAATTTGTCGAGGGAAAATTTTGAGAGCGTTTATAATCGGATAgtagttaaaaaaaaattaggcaaaaatgaaaacaaaaatatttttcgaGAAAATTTCGAGGTGCGTGAAATTACGGATTATAACATGATTATGAAATATGAATACATGCTAAAAAcatgtttttttagtaGTAAcataaatgttttaaagGTGTATAGATTAGTAAATGaagaatatgaaaaagaatttgaaaaagtaagtaaatatttaaatagcaatatattatatagtataatgaatataaatgaaataaatgacGTAAGTGAACGTATAGGTGAGTATTTCactaaaaattttgatgagttaaaaaaatataattatataattggGAATACAAATTATCCACAAGGTTTTGAACAAAATGCAAATGGGATATTTCaagtttatttatttaaattaatacccaacaaaacatttttattaaataaaacaaattatgCAGATATAGATAATAATAGCATACCTGATAATTATGATTCCATTGCAATAGAAAGGAGTTTGTAttatgagaaaaaaaaggaagattttgaaaaaaaaaacaaggAAAGAGCTTATTCAAATGGTAATAACAGTTCAGAATATGATATTTCTAAGTCTAGAATAATGGATGGGATGATTACAACATGTGGTAGTAATAGTTGTAAAAATGGATTGCAATACAGTTATTTATACAAAGTTAAAAATTCAGAGCAATTGTTGCCcctattattaattaagTTCGAATTCAAGTGTCTAAGAGTAGATATAAGCATACCAATTTGTGAGAGTTGCTCAATTAATAATGctctttattattgttataatGATAAGGTACATTTATGTGATATTTGTGATATTAAGCATCatgagaaaaataaaattttaaaaaatcataaaagAATACATATATCTGAATCCCCTTTTCAATTTGGTAAATGCCCATATCATCCTAGTGAATTAGTTGAAACAATTTGCATGAAATGCTTTTGTAGTTTGTGTTCTAATTGTTTATTAATAGGCAACCATTCTAAAGGTAGTTATAGAAACCATccaattataaatataaaagaagcatatattttatctaaccaaaaaaaatctttaagtgatataaatattgaaaatcGTAAAATAAGggtattaaatttattaaaaaaaaaacataaattattGTCTGAAATATATTCTAATTATGCATCGTTACAAAAAAGAATAGATAcgttatatgaatatataatgagtgaattaaaaaaaataaaaaaaaaaaaaatcaattttttaatggcATTAAAAAGATCGGTATTATCCGAAATGCTAATAATAGAATGGATGGaagctttttttttccatgcAAAATTATCATTGAATTTATCTGATTTTATActatatcaaaaaaaacatgaatTATTAActcaatttttaaattccaAAACTAGAGAATCtaatttattcaaatatataccTGAGTGggtatttcaaaaaattaacatcAATTCAAGTTTGTCTATTTATGAAGattctttttataaagTTGGTCTACTTAGTGGTGGTTCTATTAATGGTGCcgacttaaaaaaaaatgaagaagagAAAAATAAGCCCACATTTTTGTgtaattttaataacatatttgatcaaaaaaacaattattttactttatatgatgataataaaattggtAAAGGGAATGAAGatgaaaatgtaaaatattcaaaattaatttcgaaagaaaatgaatcaGACAAAGAAACATGTACTAATGAAAACCCTACTTCTAATTATTTAGATCAggtaaatattaatgaacTCGATTATCATATAACCAATATAGAAGACACTAAAAATTTTCTCGTATTAAACGAATTAGGTAAAAATGCAATATTTTCTAGTTTGAACAATGgggaaataaaatatagattgGAAAAAGACGAGATAAAAGAAATtgacaaaataaaaaaagaatactCTATGAGAACTTTTTCACTAACTAGtgacaaaattataaatacaaatttattattttcattatttaaaaaaagactAGGTGTacaagaaaaaataatgaatttaaaaaacagttatatatataaagatttGTGGAAACAGTtgttaaattataaatatataaatattattcatatattaaaagcaacaaataattttaacaatttgagtatattttgttcttttttaaacatttcaaattattatgatagTTTAGAagattttacaaaatatgtaattaaacatgaaatatatacattgctaaacaaaaatattaattatgaTGCTAAAATGAAGGTGACTAAACTCCTTGACAATATTGTTACATTGCTATCTATCCAGGGTTTTAAATTGTCAGCATACATTGatagatatataaatatgtgcTTTTCCGAtgtacaaaaaaatgaaaataatattttgctTCACGTTAAagataaaattatgaataataatgataacaAATTGTATGAAGATTATATAgagcataaaaaaaaaacattgaATGTAAGAAATGGCGATGGTATGAAATTACCTGAACAAGTATATCCAGATTTGAAAAATGAACGAAAAAACAGTGGAAAATTCGATTCTATTAATGATACAGCGTATGATGAAGATACTAAGGATATAGATAGAGAAAGTGcgaaagaaaataaaatgaatgaTGAAGCTCAGAAAAAACGTCTAACAATTGATACAGCTGTTGATGAAATTAAGAGAGTTATTAATGACGgaggaataaaaaatactagCGTAATTATGGATAATCACGatgattattttaaatatgataatttgGGAAAcgaaaaggaaaataaagaaatgaaaaaacaaagTGATGTTTCTAACACCGGAAATATAGATGTAAATGATAGCGAAAAAGAAGAATTTTTTacgttaaaaaaaataaaggagtatatatttgtatatatagagaaattaataaacgatttaataaatgtgCCACATAAAGATTTAAATGACAGTATtagatttatattttatacgATTCATGATGAGATTGATGGAGCACATAGTAGcataataacaaataaaaaaaaaattagcaTACACACATTAACTTTATGCTtagatttatttattaactcaattatatatcattatatattttatgtacatgaaaaaaatataaatattcaaatgAATAGCAAACCATTATTATACCAAAAAGTAATACTTTTGTTTGGTGAAACATTGAGAGAAATatctatttatatatttcaaatttaCAATTTAGGAGTTTACGATAACAATTTAACtacatttataaataatattaaaaataacaaaatgcTCATTCGGAAGGCTACCAACGAAAATATGTTCTTTATGGATGTCTCTCAGAAG CTTTTCACATGGATGCTGAAAAACTTAGAATCACCAAGATATTACGCACCCATCAAATGGAGCTATAACGAAGAAATAGAAAAGAGTTATAGAAATATTGTGAGAGAAATTATAAAGCTTGATAAATTAGCGATGGAAAATTGTACTAATGAAAATGTTGATTATAATATGTTATTTAGTACTACAAATTTTAAGGAAATTTTAGATTTGTGTTATTCTATATGTGAAAGTTAG